The genomic interval tggagggaataGGGCAGCAATCTCCCActgtttagcagcccactcaatgagaTCTGAAAATtcagagcacagagaggctgtggcgtcatcatccagggatgtaatgacctcacaatttcctgaaggaaaaggggtgttaaacatctgggtcagtgtaatgaattgttccaatagaatattcatttcttccccaatagccctgtcatctcctgagtcagcgccttcagatgatgcctcagCGCTGAGACTAACATtgatagcacatcctcaagaggaatatcctccctaaaaatgcccaacgctgcttccactccttcaaaaaaaggagggcgcagctggcgcatagtggggATTAATGAGGCCGTCCCTGGCATGCTGTGTCCCTCAACCCACGAAACATAATTTGGGGGGTGACAGCCGCCAAGgggaacagcgacattgagctctgaaaagagcttttgttaaatacttaccctatgggtaagcttggtgtgctcattgtaggaAGACGTTGATGGCTGGATATCAACGATCGAAAATCTTCCTGAGTCTTCGTAAGGCTTCttctctagtccagtcgctgaagataatgggagacagattgatggaacggggttccttatatagggacacctgtactcctattggctgtaggtgtgtgcataatttgttttcaggctgttctgccctagggcagagggtaaaccactaggagcatagctcccctatggggcggagctccacgatatagaacatgtattgaactgacagaatgtgaggtcatctatctgattcagatagtatgacttttatattttgttcctgcctactaatctatGGGTTCCATAGAGTGAGTAAGGCGGTCTGTTGGACACTTAATGTAGAGTGACTGATGTCATTACATTAGTGGACGATAGTGTTGTCACAGAATATTGAGGCACGGCTATCTGCTGGTACAGATTAGCACGGCGtctattctgatgatctgcccactagccattggcattgccatttgagctagatggggcgggtctataaccgatgacgcggtatattgtgacgcccgggtGGGTTTTAGTcacagtactgcgggaattggttacagccattgctgggcttgacctTTTCTCATTTTCGAATGGgatgtgttaggctcggcagggagtacattttggagcgtttcgctccgccttaaaccaataggagcagagctcccctatggggcggagctccacgatatagaacgactagttaccggagtgtaactccagttctatgagtggagcggagccccataggacttaaggccctaccgaccctctctagtctcgctgaagataatatctcgggaggcagattgagggaacggggttccttatatagggacacctgtactcccattggctgtaggtgtgtgcataattttgcttcaggctgttctgccctagggcagagggtaaaccaataggagcagagctcccctatggggctccgctccactcatagaactggagttacactccggtaactagtcgtcTTTGTTCGGGAAGCTAGCCTCTGAGCGGAAGGCTCTTTTGAGCACTAGAGCTCCACTGGGCAAATAGCAGGGGCGCCTATGAGCAAGCAGGGGAGTGTCCACTGCCGCTGACTTTGCTTAGCTTCCTCTTCATAAGACGGGTAAGCGCCCTTCACGCCCTCATTCGTTTCTGAGAAGCAACGAGACATCATCATGCCCGAGCCAGCAAAGTCAGCGCCCAAGAAGGGTTCTAAGAAAGCCGTCACCAAGACCGCAGGGAAGGGCGGCAAGAAGCGCAGAAAGTCCAGGAAGGAGAGTTACGCCATCTACGTGTACAAGGTCCTGAAGCAGGTCCACCCCGACACCGGCATCTCCTCCAAGGCCATGGGAATCATGAACTCGTTCGTGAACGACATCTTCGGAGCGTATCGCCGGAGAGAGTCCTCTCGCCTGGCCCACTACAACAAGCGTTCTACCATCACCTCCAGGGAGATCCAGACCGCCGTGCGTCTGCTACTCCCCGGTGAACTTGCCAAACACGCCGTGTCCGAGGGCACCAAGGCCGTAACCAAGTACACCAGCTCCAAGTAAACAGCGCATTTGGACTGCTCTactaacccaaaggctcttttaagagccacccactctgtcagtaaaaagagcAATTCCATCGCCACCGAATGAATGCGTAGGTAGGCTGCGTTACATTGTAGGGACCGCGGTTACATTGTATCAATGTTTAACGGGCGGCGCGCGCGGCTCGGAGAGCAgctacattgtatcatttccccgcccgttccagcgtagggggtttagcgcgcctttttgttgtctttgcacgctgaatagtaacccatgtttgtcggcctccattccaggtgaaggcaaTGTAAAATGGCACCATTTGACAAAGAGTGTAAGTAAAATAAAAAGCAGTCTGTTGGGTTTGATTGGAAAGAAATGCCTTTTGTCGTTTATTGAGCAGATAGTCATTTTGAGTCGACTTCCTGAATCGGTAGGACACGGACGGAGTGAATGGATGCTCCATCTTTGGACTATACACTAATGATGTGAATGAGAACGATAATGGCAAGAataaaaagggggtgaataatcccatctaggaagaataggagtaggcctatatatatatgaACGTAGCCCTTTTTGCCAACGGGTCATTTCCGGTCCAGGTCGCATCATACATATATAcgcccctgtagctcagttggtagagcactgcgcttgcaacgccagggttgcgggttcgtttcccacggggggccagtatgaaaatgtagacACTCACTTAActataagtggctctggataagagcgtctgctacatgactcaaaATGTCCATGTAAAGTGTAGTACATTTGAGTCACGTAGCGTATTTTCCTTCCTACTACACTCACGAGGCAACAGGATAAAAGGCAGTGGCTTCCACGTGACAAAGTGGGGAGCGAACGGCCCAGCGAGCAGACTTGTCTCCGTTCAGAATAAAGTCATGTGGCCCGCGGAAGGGGGCCACATAAAGTCATGTGgctcgctgtctctctcactcattcactcactcagtctctctctctctctctctctctctctctctctctcactcagtctctctctcactcactcactcactcacacactctctctctctctctctctctctctctcactcactcactcactcactcactcacagagagtgagagagagagagagagactgagtgagtgacagagagagagagagtgagtgagtgagagccagacagagagagagactgagtgagtgagtgagtgagtgagtgtgagtgagtgagagcgagagagagagagactgagtgagtttaaatgagtgagagagagagagagagagagagagagagagagagagagagagagagagagagactgagagactgagtgagtgagagagacagcgagagagagactggggtgagtgagtgatagagagtgtgtgagtgactgagagagagagatagagagagagagagactccctctATCTAGGCCTATATCAACGCGCCATAACCCATGGGGGCGCCAGCCTCCATAGCGCCAGCCAGACACCAAgacccacagacacaaagaccgagGCGAGTCACGCTGCGGAGTCAAGCAGGTGAACAATATATTAGTAGAGACAgccaacctacctacctaccagaagacaacacacaatctcactgtgtagaaattaggggtgtaacgatccatctactacatcgatgtatcgatttatattcatatgatccaactacatcgatctgtgctcaagtgagttggccttttggacaacatatatcgatctaacatcgttttaaaatgtaataaatcgattgtatcgatactaggaaataacccattggatttaagcacgtcagactttatatgcaggggtgcacataactggtacgcagatacgcaagcgcgacaaaaatcaggaatgcgtaatgccacttgtgttactacgcgcctttgcgtacttgaccgatcttctcatctaaccttacacatgacatgttgcttgtcaactactgtcagggatgtcccaaaaagcaacagacattaagcagcttctt from Coregonus clupeaformis isolate EN_2021a unplaced genomic scaffold, ASM2061545v1 scaf1246, whole genome shotgun sequence carries:
- the LOC123486510 gene encoding histone H2B-like gives rise to the protein MPEPAKSAPKKGSKKAVTKTAGKGGKKRRKSRKESYAIYVYKVLKQVHPDTGISSKAMGIMNSFVNDIFGAYRRRESSRLAHYNKRSTITSREIQTAVRLLLPGELAKHAVSEGTKAVTKYTSSK